The following coding sequences lie in one Mycobacterium sp. Z3061 genomic window:
- a CDS encoding WhiB family transcriptional regulator — protein sequence MAAVDTNPRAVNPEDRTWVTDALCRNTDPDDLFVRGAAQRKAATICRNCPVKRECGADALDNKVEYGVWGGLTERRRRALLKQHPEVMSWADFFNKKNARFAG from the coding sequence TTGGCGGCTGTCGACACCAATCCGCGCGCAGTGAACCCCGAGGATCGCACGTGGGTCACGGACGCGCTGTGCCGCAACACAGATCCCGACGACCTCTTCGTGCGTGGGGCGGCCCAACGCAAGGCTGCGACTATCTGCCGGAACTGCCCGGTGAAGCGGGAATGCGGCGCCGACGCACTCGACAACAAGGTGGAATACGGCGTCTGGGGAGGTCTGACCGAGCGCCGGCGCAGGGCACTGCTCAAGCAGCACCCCGAGGTCATGTCGTGGGCGGACTTTTTCAATAAAAAGAACGCACGCTTCGCGGGTTAG